Genomic DNA from Deltaproteobacteria bacterium:
TCGGCCGGCGAAGGAAACAGGCGGATGGATTCGGGGAGATAAGTGTAGGCCTGCCGGGAGCCGACGAAAAAGAGTCCTATTAGGGGCATGATACGGAAAGAATAAAAATCATAAAGCCAGCGGAACCAGGGCCAGGTGGGCTTGGAAAATTCCAGACACATCAATCGGCCTCCGGGTTTGAGCACCCGATGCATCTCTTTGAACCCTTCTTCCATGTGGGTTAAATTCCGGATCCCGAATCCGACCATGGCGGCATCGAAGGATTCGGATTTAATAGCCATTTGCTCGGCATCCCCCTGGATAAAGGAGATTTCCTTTCGGGCCGCGGCGTTGGTCGATTTACGCCGGCCCATTTCCATCATGGCCCGATTGATGTCGTATAAGATCACCTTGCCGGGACGCACCTTTTTTAAAGCCAGGATGGAAAGGTCTCCGGTGCCGCCGCAGACATCGAGGACCC
This window encodes:
- the ubiE gene encoding bifunctional demethylmenaquinone methyltransferase/2-methoxy-6-polyprenyl-1,4-benzoquinol methylase UbiE, whose product is MTNNKPLTSAPEKKEGALQPSTGEAETAQFGYRKVPVKEKANWVRNHFDTVAQKYDLMNTLLSFGIHYLWKRTAIKWLGLKPGDRVLDVCGGTGDLSILALKKVRPGKVILYDINRAMMEMGRRKSTNAAARKEISFIQGDAEQMAIKSESFDAAMVGFGIRNLTHMEEGFKEMHRVLKPGGRLMCLEFSKPTWPWFRWLYDFYSFRIMPLIGLFFVGSRQAYTYLPESIRLFPSPAELTRRLEEIGFYQVAYRTLTNGIAVVHVGTKK